Proteins from one Nicotiana tabacum cultivar K326 chromosome 23, ASM71507v2, whole genome shotgun sequence genomic window:
- the LOC107813231 gene encoding subtilisin-like protease, translated as MGFLKILLFCIFCSFPLPSFQSDLETYIVQVEAPESQISTQSSSMDLESYYHSFLPKTTSISSRENEEPRMVYSYHNVMKGFAARLTTTQVKEMEKKQGFVSAEPQRILSLHTTHTPSFLGLQQNMGLWKDSNYGKGVIIGVLDTGIIPDHPSFSDVGMPPPPAKWKGFCESNFTTKCNNKLIGARSFPLTNGSPIDENGHGTHTAGTAAGAFVKGANVFGNANGTAVGVAPLAHIAIYKVCDSDGSCSDVEILAAMDAAIDDGVDILSISLGGTSNPFHNDKIALGAYSATERGILVSCSAGNSGPSQRTVANDAPWILTVGASTHDRKLKATVKLGNKEEFEGESAYHPKTSNSTFFTLFDVEKIVHEQFDAPFCVPGSLTDPAIRGKIVVCLVGGGVRRVDKGQVVKDAGGVGMILINNPEDGVTKSAEAHVLPALDVSDVDGKKILAYINSTSNPVAAITFHGTVIGDKNAPIVASFSSRGPSEASRGILKPDIIGPGVNVLAAWPTSVDNNKNTKSTFNIISGTSMSCPHLSGIAALLKSAHPNWSPAAIKSAIMTTTDTLNLAKNPILDERLIPADIFAIGAGHVNPSRANDPGLIYDTPFEDYVPYLCGLNYTNREVGKLLQGKVNCSEVKSIPEAQLNYPSFSIRLRSTPQTYTRTVTNVGNATSIYKVEIVSPKGVAVKVKPSKLNFSILNQKLTYQVTFSKTTNNSDREVGQGFLKWNSDRHSVSSPIAVVLLVE; from the coding sequence ATGGGATTCTTGAAAATCCttctattttgcattttttgctcTTTCCCATTGCCTAGTTTCCAGAGTGATTTAGAAACTTATATAGTCCAAGTTGAAGCACCAGAAAGCCAAATTTCTACTCAATCATCATCAATGGATTTAGAGAGCTATTACCATTCTTTTTTGCCTAAAACCACATCAATTAGCTCAAGGGAAAATGAAGAGCCGAGAATGGTCTATTCCTATCACAATGTGATGAAAGGCTTTGCAGCTAGATTAACTACAACACAAGTGAAGGAAATGGAGAAGAAACAAGGCTTTGTTTCTGCAGAGCCACAGAGGATATTGTCCTTGCACACTACTCATACTCCAAGTTTTCTTGGTTTGCAACAGAACATGGGCTTGTGGAAGGATTCCAACTATGGGAAAGGCGTGATCATCGGAGTTTTGGACACTGGAATTATTCCTGACCATCCTTCATTTAGCGACGTTGGGATGCCTCCTCCGCCTGCTAAATGGAAAGGATTTTGTGAGTCTAATTTCACGACCAAGTGTAACAACAAACTCATTGGAGCCAGGTCTTTCCCACTTACCAATGGTTCTCCCATAGATGAAAATGGACATGGTACGCATACAGCAGGCACAGCTGCAGGAGCCTTTGTGAAAGGTGCTAATGTATTTGGGAATGCCAATGGAACTGCAGTTGGTGTTGCCCCTCTTGCCCACATAGCCATATATAAGGTATGCGATTCTGATGGCAGTTGTTCTGATGTTGAAATTTTAGCTGCGATGGATGCAGCTATTGATGATGGGGTAGATATTCTATCAATATCCCTTGGTGGAACTAGTAATCCGTTCCATAATGACAAGATTGCTCTTGGGGCGTATAGTGCAACAGAAAGAGGTATTCTTGTTAGTTGTTCTGCAGGCAATAGTGGTCCATCCCAACGCACTGTAGCAAATGACGCCCCTTGGATTCTCACAGTTGGCGCTAGCACTCATGATAGAAAACTAAAGGCCACTGTTAAGCTTGGAAATAAAGAAGAATTTGAAGGAGAATCTGCTTATCATCCAAAGACATCAAACTCAACATTCTTCACTCTATTTGATGTTGAAAAGATAGTACATGAGCAATTTGACGCCCCTTTCTGTGTACCAGGATCACTCACTGACCCTGCTATAAGAGGAAAGATAGTCGTGTGCCTGGTTGGTGGTGGCGTTCGCAGGGTTGATAAAGGACAAGTTGTAAAGGATGCTGGAGGTGTTGGCATGATTCTCATCAATAATCCGGAAGATGGTGTCACTAAATCAGCTGAAGCTCATGTTCTTCCAGCATTGGATGTTTCAGATGTAGATGGAAAGAAAATTCTTGCTTACATAAACTCAACGTCGAATCCTGTTGCTGCAATCACCTTCCATGGAACTGTAATTGGAGATAAAAATGCTCCTATAGTTGCTTCATTTTCTTCTCGAGGACCAAGCGAAGCAAGTCGTGGCATCTTGAAACCTGATATTATTGGTCCTGGTGTTAATGTCCTTGCTGCTTGGCCTACCTCAGTAGATAACAACAAGAACACAAAATCAACATTCAATATTATATCTGGAACCTCAATGTCTTGCCCTCACCTTAGTGGCATAGCAGCTTTGCTGAAGAGTGCACATCCTAATTGGTCTCCTGCTGCTATTAAGTCCGCAATCATGACAACAACTGACACATTAAACCTTGCCAAGAATCCAATATTAGATGAAAGGCTCATTCCTGCTGATATATTTGCAATTGGTGCAGGACATGTTAATCCGTCTAGAGCAAATGATCCTGGACTAATTTATGATACACCATTTGAGGACTATGTTCCTTATTTATGTGGTTTGAACTACACAAATCGAGAGGTAGGTAAATTGTTACAAGGCAAGGTGAATTGCTCGGAGGTAAAAAGTATCCCTGAAGCGCAACTAAATTATCCTTCATTTTCCATCAGACTTAGATCAACTCCTCAGACATATACCAGAACTGTGACCAATGTTGGTAACGCGACATCAATTTACAAAGTGGAAATAGTTTCACCAAAAGGAGTTGCCGTGAAAGTTAAACCCTCCAAGCTAAACTTCTCTATATTGAACCAGAAGTTGACATACCAAGTGACATTTTCCAAGACAACCAATAACTCAGACAGAGAAGTTGGTCAGGGATTCTTGAAATGGAATTCTGATAGGCACTCTGTAAGTAGTCCAATTGCAGTTGTATTGTTAGTGGAATGA